One genomic segment of Helianthus annuus cultivar XRQ/B chromosome 14, HanXRQr2.0-SUNRISE, whole genome shotgun sequence includes these proteins:
- the LOC110903710 gene encoding heavy metal-associated isoprenylated plant protein 34 has product MNKQDYMKLQTCVIKLNTQCACDGCKQKIKKLLNKVDGVYKTSIDLEQGKVTVSGNADPAALIKKLNKSGKHAELLGPQKGMNVLNNQFKNMGFDNKNQKGGGGGGKDSQKDVKGLQQMQAAMNKGFKDFKPPNKDQKSVKFNLPVGGGGGGGGGFDDEDDFDDDDSFDEEDDFDDEFDDEDDDSFDGEDKKPNNMKAGPGVGGHGPHGPIAMMNGKKGPGAGFDLPVQFKGKGGNIDNSKNGNGGKKGGGGGDGDIGKKGKGGKDSGSGGFGGFFGGKIGGAFLGGGKKKHGDLSPKGGKKGADGGGGGQAKGGNWEKKGEGKHHDEGKLSGGNKQSEFLEFSKPHNGGGGGRNMAHNGGGNGGGRNMGHPMGGNPMIPQMGNFPMGQMGGHPMGQMPSAQGLPMAYRGQGGMDNGNPFNQQQQQYMMQQQQQQQQQQYMQAMMMNQQRANMYPPQMMYGHMPPPHAAYGPPMGAPVNDNITHIFSDENTDSCSIM; this is encoded by the exons ATGAACAAGCAAGACTACATGAAGCTTCAG ACATGTGTAATCAAACTCAACACACAGTGCGCCTGTGATGGATGCAAGCAGAAGATCAAAAAACTGTTGAATAAAGTAGACG GGGTGTATAAAAcaagcatagatcttgagcaaGGAAAGGTCACGGTGTCCGGAAATGCTGATCCGGCCGCGCTTATAAAGAAGCTTAACAAGTCTGGTAAACATGCTGAGCTATTGGGCCCGCAAAAAGGCATGAATGTTCTTAATAACCAGTTCAAGAACATGGGTTTTGATAACAAGAATCAGAaagggggtggtggtggtgggaaaGATAGTCAGAAGGATGTGAAAGGGCTTCAACAAATGCAAGCAGCAATGAATAAAGGGTTCAAAGATTTTAAGCCACCTAACAAGGACCAGAAATCGGTTAAATTTAATTTACCtgttggtggcggcggtggtggtggtggaggattTGACGATGAGgatgattttgatgatgatgatagtttCGACGAGGAGGATGATTTTGATGACGAGtttgatgatgaggatgatgataGCTTTGATGGGGAGGATAAGAAGCCCAATAATATGAAGGCAGGGCCCGGGGTGGGTGGGCATGGTCCCCATGGGCCAATTGCAATGATGAATGGAAAGAAGGGACCAGGTGCAGGGTTTGATTTGCCTGTACAGTTCAAGGGCAAGGGTGGAAATATTGATAATTCCAAAAATGGCAATGGTGGGAaaaagggtggtggtggtggtgacggtgacattggtaaaaagggtaaaggCGGTAAAGACAGTGGCAGCGGCGGGTTTGGTGGCTTTTTTGGTGGTAAGATTGGCGGAGCGTTTCTTGGAGGGGGTAAAAAGAAACACGGTGACTTGAGTCCCAAGGGTGGCAAGAAAGGCGCGGATGGCGGCGGTGGTGGGCAAGCAAAGGGTGGTAATTGGGAGAAAAAAGGTGAAGGAAAACATCACGACGAGGGAAAATTGAGTGGCGGCAATAAGCAAAGTGAGTTTCTCGAGTTCAGCAAGCCTCAcaacggcggtggtggtgggaggAATATGGCCCACAATGGTGGTGGCAACGGTGGTGGTCGGAATATGGGTCATCCGATGGGTGGTAATCCGATGATTCCGCAAATGGGAAACTTTCCGATGGGCCAAATGGGCGGTCACCCAATGGGCCAAATGCCATCGGCACAAGGCTTACCGATGGCATACCGCGGTCAAGGAGGGATGGATAATGGGAATCCTTTCAACCAACAGCAACAACAGTACATGatgcagcaacagcaacaacagcagcagcagcagtacATGCAAGCGATGATGATGAATCAGCAACGGGCAAATATGTACCCGCCGCAAATGATGTACGGGCATATGCCTCCTCCACATGCTGCATACGGGCCACCTATGGGAGCACCGGTGAATGATAACATCACCCATATCTTCAGTGATGAGAACACTGATAGTTGTAGTATTATGTAG